The sequence ATAGCGCTCAGCTCAGTGATTAGGTTTGCTTTTTTGCTGATAGGTTCAGTCTTTTGTCATAATACAAATATTGTCACCTATTCCACTGTCATATTTTACAGTAAAACATTGACTTAATTTGTAATATTTTATGGAACAAAGGCACAAATTAAACATTTTGTCTTTCTTCTGTAAACTGTTTAATGGAGGACAGACGGCATGAGTATCACAAACTGCTTCAAGTGGACGGATgcctttgtttgatgtttaagctcacttttagcaaaattccagttatatggcgatggtctgtaaataattagttTGGATCAGACTGTGGttaacatgaacatcgatctacgcaattgggatacgatgacatgtgatcaGTCCGCGATCTCATTAGTCAACTCTTTCGACAagcagggttgctgaagatctattctaacccgtatcttcaggGTTTTGGTGATTGAAGAGTGTTTTTAGCTTTATCGTACCGTGATTACAAGCCAACAAAAGTTCTGATAAATATGGCATAAAAAGAGTGTGAAACACCCAGGTAGgaatccatatattttatgactCTGAACAATTCCTGGTACTTAAGTGGTTCTGAGACCAGGCATGAAGTCATTTTACGAGAACGTCATTTTTACGGATGTTTGTCTCGAGTTCTTACAacactgagagagtgagtttaggtgtCTATAATTACTCGAATATCTAGACGAAACAATCCAGGAatgaacatcatgaacatcattctacacaactgagatacgatgatgtgtcaaccaagtttaCAAGCCTAACCATCTGAtgccgttagttgcctcttacatcaagcatgggttgttgaagatcaattctaacccgtatcttcatgTGTTCCTATTGTTACAGGGCCATGgagatattgatggaatattaccAACGCTTGGAGAGCGCGTGTAAGTCAtgcatattattttcatttaattGTAATATACATGTTACAAGCGTCTTCTGGAATGATCTACATCCAGTTTGCGTCCAGGCAGGCACATGTACCAAACGTACTGTACATCCGCATGGTCTAATGCTGGTGATCTTCAGCCAATATTGTCATGAATGTATTCGTTTAATTCTAAAGACACATGCTAGATTTAAATCTCTACCTAGTTATGATGATCTAGTTCTTTTGGATCAGACAGACAGATTAATGACATAATGTTGCGCTTATCGTGAATTTATAACTCTTTAAAGTCACGGTATAGCTGAACTGGTGTCGATGTGACTTTTGATATGAACTCATGCGCACAAACTATCAAAGTCCAGTGCACAGAATGAAACAGACAGCATCGAGTTCAGAtgctatttttgttttatttcaaggGCATGTCTGTAAGAGCTTTGATAACAATGACCAAATTATACAAAGCACTGACGAACGAATTTAGGTATTTTCGCATTTGGTAATTGCAGGATTTAGAAATCACAGGTGGCCGAGACTCCGTTCATGTTGCAACCCAGGGCAACAACTGAGAGCCAGAACTCGTAGCCATTGGGGATGATATTGGTGGGGCTGATCTCAAAGTTGGCTTCCTTGGGGCGAAGTTCGTAGGTGTAGGTGTATCGCGCTCCTCCCCCAAGCATGGCCCAGTCGTCGCTAGCTCCGGACACCGGATCTGCAAATGATaatcatttttaaaagaaattattgTTTCTTGTTGGACGCCGCACTCGGCCATTTTCAGGCATACAAATGATAAATGGTAAACCAgacagtttagtgttttaatcgtgaacatcgatctacatacATGAAATCTACACAATgtggcagcggtttgtaaataatcgagtctggacgagacaatccagtgatcaacatcactgGGTTCGTTCTACGCAACCGGGTTATGATAACGTGTCAGAAAAGGTCATGAGAAAagtatgggctactgaagattctaacccggataatAGAACAATATTAGTTGAATCGAAACGTACCTTAGATATCAACTCGAAAATTATGTAGAAAAAATATTCTAGACAATAACATGATATTTGTAGCGCATGTAATAACCCATATTGAGTGCGTGAGTTCGGAATATTGTTGTGGAGGCAGGTTACTGTGTGGCTCGCATGGAACCTTATGTCGAAAATATCCGATACTCACAACTAATTTCACTCGTCAGTTATTCGTCGGTCTggatataatcgagtctggaccagacagtccagtgatcaacagcctgagcatagatctgcgcaattgggaaccgatgacatgtgtcaaccaagtcagcgagcctgaccacccgatcccgttagtcgcctcttacgacaagcatagtcgcctttttcgcaagcatgggtagctggaggcctattctacatcgGGACCTTCAAGGTAATACCGCAGTGTACGCACACAGAGTGGTTGGCCCGTGTCCCCAAGTGTAGTCTGTGTTGAAGGGGAGCCTCAGGGCCTGCGTCATCGCAGCTGCAGCCGATTCCTGAAATATCGAGCAGGAGAAACGCCTATAATGAATGCAGGTGAACCACAAGATTTTGCTGTTTTAAGCGTCCGTCGATATTGACATTGTACAACCATAACGTATGCCTTCACCGAAACACGAGTGGAAGAGTGACACGTATGCTGTGAATTGTTATTATAAGAAAGTTAAACAACATGGAAGTTGAATTAATGCAGCTTACAAATTCAGCGTAAATGCCCGGGTTCACACATATTCGTTTTTTTGCGAAGAATGTTCGGAAACCGAGGTATTCGGATATCTGAAGTTCGGATATACGAGGTCTGACTGTAGGTGTACGAATAGGGTATAAGTACAACAGACTTGCAAAAAAGCATTATCGTTGATTTTAGGTGAAGTTTAAATTTAAGCCCCAAAGTGTAATGTGTTATATCTTACGATTTCAGCGTAGTTGTCTGGTTTGACGTAGTCGTACGAGTATGGCGTAAGTACAAGCTGGGAGTAGGAGTGAACTGCGAGGTAGGCATGCAGTCGTTGACCTCCGGTGTTGATCTCCGCTACTTTGTTTCTGATGCCTTGAGCTTCCGCCTCAGAGAACACAGACGGGCCGCAGTAGATGTCGCTATTGCAGTTTGTGCTGACGCCCTCGGCTGGATAAATACAACGCTACATGTATGCGACTTGTGCTGCTAGTCGAGAAGGGTACGTGTTAACAATTAACGCTGTCCAAATAGTGAGTGCGTTCACTTTTAAGCCACTTtgagcaattttccagcaatattacggatGGGGACAGCATAAATGGGAATCAAACACGGATCTTTGGAAAATAGTGCAGAGCAGTTGGAGTTCAAGGCCTCTTTAGAAGTATCAGTTATATCATGATATTGTTTGTGCTGACATCTTGACCCTCATGTATGACATCCATTTGAGTTATACCTTCGAATACAACCTTTCACGGTCGGTCATTACATTTCAAGCGGACTAAGAGAGCACATGTACAGTCACTTCCGGTGAAAAGTCAAAAGGGAGTTAACATTTTTTTCGTTTCTTGAATACCgctaaatgaataaataaaacaacCTTACTGACAAGCAGTAAAATGTTCACATACTTTCATATTAGTGGAAATTCAACAGTTAAGTTTGAAtccttttttttgtttttgtttatttgatcaCTTTGtaaatggtattgtgtaatCAAAGGTTATACTTGCACGCAAATGTGTATTGTATCTGAGAGAACAGCACTTACTTCGCCAGAAAGCATCGAAGTTCCTGTTTAGATCAACACCACGGCAACCATTGCGATGGCTGGAACGGTTCTTTCTCCAAAGGCGTTGCTATTGCAGATATACAATGCACGTTTACGTTTCAGGACGTATGAAGACATATGAAcctcatttgagtgagtgagtgagtgaggttatttTAACATAACTGTTTAcattgttccagcaatattatgctTGTCgccacaagtgagtgagtgagtatgtgtgtgtttcaggGGCTTCCAACCATCACCTTTGAAAATCACTTAAGACTATACTGAAAATGTGTTTCGTAGGGTTTGTTGTTCCAGAGGGGTCTCCTCGGGGGCTTCAGATCCACGGAACATCCCCTTCCTCTTAAAGATTCCTGGATCCCATGGGTAATAAAGAATAGCGGACAATAGAAGACTTACTGGAGGCAACAATTTATGAATGTAGTTCAAAACTGACTTTAAAACTGCAGTATGTAGTTCAAAACTCAAGGAGGTGTAATTCGGTTCCCCTGGTCTTACTGTAGTGAAGGTAAAGATTTACAATTGGAGCAACATTTGGTTTCACATAGTCTTACTGACTTACTGAAGTGTGACTGTACTCGTAGCCGTCTGGGTTGGCCACAGGCACAACGTAGATGTCATACGTGTCCAGTAGGAACTTGGCGTCAGCGTCAAGACTGTACCTGCTCACCAACTGCAAATACAAGGGGCTACATATAGTATTTGATCTCGACTACCAGGTGTCCTACTTCCATTTATGTAGAagttgcggtggctgagtgggtcagATCGCTGGTTTTGCCTGCAGGCGATTAGTTGCATGAGATTCACTTTCCAAAATGATTAGAATTTGTACGTAACTGAGAAGGTACGTAGCTACATTTGAGCTTTTGTAATTGGCTTTCCAGTGACTGAAATTATGAACACCGGTCTACATAATTAGGATGCCATAACAACCAAGCAGATTATATATAATTAATCGAAGCTAACaatgagcatgggttgctggagatcaattctaacgaTATTCACGATTATTCACGATTTTCACGATTATTGGCGATAACTCACGATTCACGAGTTGTATGTTATGTTAGATTTGATGATGGGTGTTCATACGTGTGCTCTTTGATCAAAGTGATTCTTCTGAAAGTAACAACCATTTGTCCTTGCTGACTCTATGTACACACCCAAGCAATtcggaatgaatgaatgttctaTCCAGTCAGTCTAACTGTGCTTGAAATTTACTgacccacaaaataattcaccaaCCCGAAATTTGACTGTAAAAACGAAgcaaattttttttaaaaaaatagaagaGGATAAGATATTATCGGAATGACGTGGAATTCACAGTAAACTGCCAAAATGACAGACATTTATTAATCAGGCAATAATCTTCCATGATATAAACGTGTATTTATAGCCTAACAAGTCGGAGAGTGTGTAATGTCTACATAATGACTCCTTGAAAATTCACTCGCCAGTCGGGCTAGTGCCTGTGATGATTTACTGGCTCGACTGCATATCTAACAGCAACGGGCTTATCGGACCAGTGTCTATTTCACAAACTGGAAGGAATGGAAACATACATGTTGTATGGCTTTTGTATATGCCATTGGTGGTTTCCTAGGGTGATACATTTTTACACCTATGGTCGCCTTTGATACTTTGACCCACTTCGTGAGGTCAATTTGTATTCGACCGTATGACGAAAATTATACAAATGCGCTCAAAAGATGAgttagttcagttttacgccgcaatattccagctatatgacggcggtctgtacataactgagtttggaccagacaatccagtgatcagcatcatgagtgTCGTTCTACGTAACTGGTATACAATGATATGTCAGCCAAGCCACCGAGCCTgacccacccgatcccgttagtcgccacttatgacaagcatggcaagTCAAAAAGTTGACTGCACAACGCTCTGcagactgggttccgtcctattgctcTACGTAGGACAGTAACCAGTCCATTATTTAGACGAACTTTTTCAACTGGATATATccatattaatcagtattatttgatGCATCTAACTGCTTTTATAGTTTTTTGAAACACTAATGTTCATGCTAATCCGAGCTGGTCCGATGAACGGAAATCTGGAGATAGTGGAAATCTCAAACCGAGACTAAGGCGACCGGAAAGTTTTGGAGGTCTTGTTACGCCTTGATACTATATCcaaaacattgtacgtcacgcACTTAAATAGATGAGAGAATTCATAACAGTGTAACCACTGAGCCAGTtgaattgtgaatcatttcaCAACCTTATCAAATTTTGTTGGAGTGTGAAGTCATCGTTTATGTCATGCTGCCTTAACCGCGCCTTAACCTTATACGACTTTATGAAACTTGAAATTAAAATCCATGTGTAAATACCATTCCCTTGTGAAACAAGGAATCGGGGTTTTCTGTAGCCGTAGTTGTTTATAGTGTCTCTTTTCAATTTCACACGACAAAATTCGGATCATCTGAAAattaggtcattgtctgaatcggCTCGTATGACTCATGTTTCGGTTCGAAACTATTTCTAACCAgaccccgatttctcgaaagaAACTTACGTCTGAGTTTTGACATAAGTTCGagcttttactcaaatttgagaaaaaaaacatttccccGAATATTAatgtactgaaattgatatcaaaatcaaaaatattagacagtttgagttttgtgaatatattgctgaaggtgtgTGGGCATTTTCTATGTTTGAGCTAAAAATAAAGCAATTTAAAACTGCCAAACTGTGTTTGAAATCTGAATAAAAACGTaggtttgtttcgagaaatcggggccagtaTCTTTATGGATGCGCTCTTTAAGTCCCTACATGAGTTTTAATGAAGTAACTATTCAATCTGAACGaacttttgaaacaaacaaaacttttgGTAATAACAGGCGGTGAGATGCATAACATTTTACCAAATATCTAATATTTAGTCAATCAATTGATTTGCACTTAGATTTAATACGTGAAATTTGACCATAGAAAAGGTGGTCCTTAATTGAAACCGCGTGTATATACACTGAAAAGCAAGAGAAACGCAAGTTAAAAATgtaatctcataaaagtaatttttcatgtttatgtcttctactGAAAGACTTGACCAAAGCCACAGTCGCGTTTCtttagctgttcagtatattatttttCTTCTTGCCAGGATACTTACCCTGTCCATGAAGTACATGACAGTACCACCTACAATCCACTCTCGGGCATGGATCAAACCCTCGATGAAAATCACTGGCTTATCTCCTGGGGTTCCGAACTtaagtataaacaagaataataACGTATCAATCTTTATGTAGCCAAAGACCAAGTAATAAACCAGCTAATAAACTGTAGACGCAGATCGTACATTTGTTCTGCCGTTTTTACGTATTTCATCAAGATAAGTAAGAAGAAAATTACATGCTGGTATTTCTCAGGGCAAAACACGAACGTATTATACTGAAACGTATTAATCTTCACTGACACCTTTTTAAGTTTCACTATAAGTTGTTCACGGGTCACGAATGGAACATGAGCTGTATGTGTGGCTCTTAGAACATAAACACAGATATACCGGGTACATGAACCCGTGGGCCACGAGGTACCACCAAACAACGTATTTATATTACCgaaaacaaaatgtatgtttgaactgtttgaaggaCGTTTATTAGATCATAATAGCGAGTACCGGAGGTAAGAAACAGTCCAAACACTACTtacacgaagtaccaaatgaatttCCCACAGTCCGGCATTTACAATGGGTAACATCGAAAATGTTtcttgtaagcggggtacattgattGGCTCGGtcaatcagagaccatatttgTGGTGGGTAAGATAAATGCATATGTCTTGGAAATAATGCTGGGACTAAAGTTTACATTAGGAAGAAATAAGAGCGAGAATTGTTTCTCACTAGCGGATCAAGGTCAAATATATTCTACGATTGTTGAAAATTTCATGTACAATTTGTTTCACCAGAAATTTTCTCCTTTCAATGTTTTACTCATTCTCTTCCCatagaggttacttgtcatatcttcctacgaacctctgttctaatacggccatatttcgcgattctcataaaatcccctagcggcaaaaatggcagcagatttatctccctttttctgTCCCGTCAGAACtcgtgttacatcgacctagattcaacttgacaaatgcaagcaatgtggagaaacaaatatgacatgactgagttctgtcttgaagaaacatttgagaatcgcgctcgggaagaggttctagttttcacgatgcaccCGGAAATTACCGACATCTTgtgaacgatcacttttgaaacaaggtcgctgattgcactactaaatctgattgcctccaatcacgagtcttgaacactcgcaccatgaaagggtcgtattagaacagaggttacgtaggaagatatgagaagtaaccactgtgggaagagaatgtgtcTTACTCTGATGATTACTTAACATCTTTGAGTgagtctctcactcactcactcactctcgcacGAAcgcattcattcactcactcactctgatgtaGCTGATTGTCCTTCCTTCGTAGGTCTGCGTGTTGAGAACCCCAACCTCCTTCACCAGAGACGTAAACGTGTTTCCCATTCCAGTCAGAAGGGATACAATCTGGAAACAATACACTCTTAGTGTTATGTCTTTACATATACAAAGGGGTGGTGTAGACAAAGGCTTAAGCGTtgacaagggttcgattccatgcatgagtacaatgtgtgtagcctaTCTCTGCTGTCCCCAGCTGAGGTATTGtcggaataatgctaaaagcgccCTAACACTATACTaacacactcacgcacgcacccGCTTTCACAGAATCTGTGAATCTGAACACCTCAGTCTGAAAATCAGAACCAATCTGAACGAGAATATTTACAATGCATTTTCATTTAAATGGAAAGTCACAATCCACCGCAATTCTAGAGATTACAACATTAACAATGCATACTCAAACGCATAAGAAAAGCAAGTTCTTATCAAGACAGGAAACAAACTCGCCTCCCTAAATTGATACGATTTGGCATATAGTGAAGCCTGATATTTTTTGTTGCAGTTTGAAAGACCCGACTAGATACACATCAACAGAAGGAATCAAAACGTACCATGCCAATGAACATGTGGTTATCATGCACCCGCATCTCGTGAAATCGAACATGCGGACTTGTCACAATAAAAAGTTGGCACAAGACTGCACAAAAGATGGATGTGTCACTCCTTGTTCATCAATGCCAACTCAGATTGTTAGAAACCAGGTTATAGAAAAGATTGGAAGCTGGAGTGTCTGTCCGAGATGTTTCCCGTCATTTCGACGTAAACATAATTACGATTTACCGTGTCCAGCATCGCTACAACGCAACTGATGACCTTCCTCAAAGCATTCGTCCAAAGTTCATCACCCCTCGACAAGATGGGCACATTACCCATCAACACCAGCGAGATCCGTTCTTGTCAAACCCTTTATTTTTCGAAAATGTAATGATGTCTGGGTCTTGGTAACCAATTAAACGTCTTCAGTCAGTTTTTTTTACCTATCTGATCCTGCTGGTAAGTCTTGTATTCAAAATTGAACATTACATACCTATATTCTTTATACCTggcttgcgtttcttttgcgagTGAGTATACACCACGGGCTATAGCAATGTTATTGAAcaaaaagcaacaaacaaaagaacacaTGTCCAAAATATCATATTGGTTCGACCTTAAAATTAAAACTGTCGTCAAGTCTAGGACAAAGAACGATACTTAAATGTCATTTCTGGTCCTGCTGAAATAATTTGAAAGCGGCGTTacacgtaactcactcactaatggtaGGAGAGAAACAGTTTATTCTACGAAATCGATGTTTTCCATTTTTGAATGACATCTTCTCGTTCAATACATGAGGTTCAGTTTCTTGTTCTATATCTTTACACAACGCGATTAATCAGCGGAGATTGggggtagaattgatcttcagtaacccatgcttgtcgactTACGGAttgtcagattcgctgacttggttgactcatgtcatcgtatcccatttgcgtagatctatgctcatgctgttgatcactggattctctgatccaggcttggttatttacagaccaccgtatagcttgaatatgagaacggcgtaaaactcactaactcactccgCCCCTCCGTTCTACAATGACATCTCTTTGTTCAATACAATAAGGTCAATAAGGTCCAGGATActgttttatgtatttgcacGAGTAACTCATCCGTATTCGAACCGATACCTACCTCTCCGTAGCGTTTGTAGTATGTGTGGGTAGTGAAGCCTCCTGTCCAACCGCTGAATGGAGATGTTTCAGCGTGTGGGCCACTCACAGGTAAGCTCGATCGCTTGAGAAAGCTTCAGTAACAAAGACGATGGCCAAACATCAAATATCGAAACATTTTGCACAAAGTAAAAGTTAGTTTGTGTTTGTCTGCTGCTTAGTTTCTCACTTTGCAGTTTTACGGCTGTATGACGACTGTCTcaaaataatcgagtatggacaaGACAGCCCAGTGGCTAACATTGTGAGCATCACCACAGGATtcactgggacacgatgacctGAACCAGGTCACCGAGTCTTTGTTGAAAGCGTTGTTTAAGTCGCCGGCGAGGTGAGGCGAGGCGAGAGCGAGATGAAgggaggcgaggcgaggcgaggcgaggcgaagTGAGGTGAAATGGACTTAAATTATTTCGATCATGTGCTTGCGTGTACATGTATGGTTGCTTCTACTAGTCTAGACGTAAGGCGGTTTTATAGTGCCGGCTCACTGAGATACAGTTAAACACGAATACCCCATTCAGACATATTATACTGACTGCGATCCGACCAGTCCTTATTGTTCTCActaatgccgagcgccaggcaaggaccaacaagtaccatattttaacgttttTAGGCATGACGCAGGAGTCGAACCCGCTACCTGCCGCTCTCCGGGAGCACTGTCTAACCACTACACAACGGAGACGGTTAGTTTTGAATAGTACTATtggataaaatatgaaaataattaaatgaacacTGCCATCaagtggtgttcccttatttgtttccatcagtATATAAACATACTCCTCTACATCGTTTTCCATCAGCGTGACACTTATATTGGCGAGTCCCATCCTGCTCATGAACATGCCATAGCTGCTTGGGGGTACCCGGAAAACCGCAGTCCTGTTGACAACTGGGTAACTCCAAATGTCCAGCTGCAACATGAAACGGAAAAATAACGTTATTCAGCACAAAGAAAGCTAACAAACTCGGGTATTAGTATCACATGATGTGATGTCGTATTATTCATACTATTGTCTGATTATATTAAGATAATAGCCGTATTATTATCGAACCCGTGATGATGGAGGCATAATTCGTGCAGACTATACCTAAGCCCTGCCCCTTACCGAAAGTTAAGCTTGTGTCACTGATATAGTAATTGTGATATCCCGCTCCTTGCCTGTTCATAGCGCCACGTACATTACTGTCCCGACCATAGGACACTATCGTGCTTTCCGATACTATATTCAACTCCCTGGGGGCATACAGCCATGCTGCCTGTTGGGCGCAGTGAACTGAACACTCACACTGACAGCACATCCTCACGGGTACCCATATCACAGCTGAGTGAACTGAGAAAATATGGATCTATGTATCTTGTCCAAGGATactacgcaaatgtgcccacctcTGGTTCCAAATCAAAGTCTCTCcaccgggaatcgaacctgggccttcagcgTGGTAGGCAGACACCATACTATTGCCTTCCATTTATTTGGCACTTAACATTTGTAACAATTGAAAACAATCTCTCTAAACGTTATTTGATATAAGATCATAAGATTGCAATGCcatgacatctttccttcgttaaGGGGTCGTTATCGCAATATCCGTGAAGGTTCCAGGTTAGCACTGATTtttgtaacccatgcttgtcgtaggcgCGACAacaagctcgctgacttagttgacatatgtCCTCGTATCTCAATTGCTTAGATctatgctcttgctgttgataactggattttcTGGACTAGACGCgaccatttacagaccacagccatatagctgccATATTGTTTTGCCCGACgttaaaccaaccaaccaagcaaCCATATCGTTAACGAGAATACATTTGGAAATCTCAAGCTATGTTTGGAGTTTAAGATAGGTTCATGCTATGTGGGGTTAATCAATACTGTGCTGTTTTTTATGGTCGCATCACATTTATATCGAATTGACAGGAATCAAGGAGAATCAGCCAGGAAAAATATTTCCCAAATCCGGATCGCATTCGGGGGAGAATATCAAAATAAACGATTGCTTCAAGCTTTGTAAGAATCCGACTCCCAAATGCTATATATGACgtttcagtgacaggtgacCACGTTTTTATGCTATTCGGGGATGTTCTGATGGCATCAGGCCTCACCGGAAGAACATTTGGGTCGTCCTGAGTGTACtcagggtgtatttgaggtacATGCAAGCTTTATTCCAGCTTCAATCGAAATATTCCGATACAGTTGACGAATGGTCCACCTGAAGTCCAGCGCCAATCGAGATAGATTCAAGCTTACTCGAGGCGCATTCGAGGCGCATTCGAGGCGCACGCGAGACGCATTCGAGACATCCTGACAGGTCTTGAAGTGGCTTTTGGTTCCTGTTTTCCCTCGAACGTGTTCAGAATACTTAGAATACATTAGAATCGGTAAAATATTCAGAGTGCGGTTAGAATGCAGAAAGAATACTTAGAATACACATAATGCTGTTCGATAGTTTTCCACTTGGAAGgttccttgacagttttgatcAAAACATTCGGGCATGATACAAGAATTAGCCCAACAGTTGGGATGC comes from Haliotis asinina isolate JCU_RB_2024 chromosome 13, JCU_Hal_asi_v2, whole genome shotgun sequence and encodes:
- the LOC137259391 gene encoding carboxypeptidase B-like; translated protein: MKFLVALVLVVFANNVTAKKSYRGHRLMSVKAADKQQLDVLEHMMKTAEPWLDIWSYPVVNRTAVFRVPPSSYGMFMSRMGLANISVTLMENDVEDFLKRSSLPVSGPHAETSPFSGWTGGFTTHTYYKRYGEIVSLLTGMGNTFTSLVKEVGVLNTQTYEGRTISYIRFGTPGDKPVIFIEGLIHAREWIVGGTVMYFMDRLVSRYSLDADAKFLLDTYDIYVVPVANPDGYEYSHTSQRLWRKNRSSHRNGCRGVDLNRNFDAFWRTEGVSTNCNSDIYCGPSVFSEAEAQGIRNKVAEINTGGQRLHAYLAVHSYSQLVLTPYSYDYVKPDNYAEIESAAAAMTQALRLPFNTDYTWGHGPTTLYPVSGASDDWAMLGGGARYTYTYELRPKEANFEISPTNIIPNGYEFWLSVVALGCNMNGVSATCDF